The genomic stretch GATCCTCATCTGCTGTCTGCCTCTCGCTCCGTAGTGAGACACGCTGTCTCTAAGCTCCGCAGGAGCACTgcactgctgctgaaggatGCGCTACACTGCACTGCTACTGAATGTGCTCAGATGTCAGGGCAGACAGGCCATCCCCAGACAcccagggagcagggacaggaggaTGGGAAATCACATTGCTCACCTGCACATGCACCTCCTGGAAAATAGCTTTGAGTACAGACACCGCTAGCCCTGGGGACAGCACCTCACACATGCTCtggggacagaaaaagaaaagcaagaatagAAAACCATGATGGTAGCCATATAACAGAGCTCCTGCTCCTGTACAGCAGCCACCTGCAGAATCCTCTCCTACGTGAGGGAGAGCTCACCACCCCCTgagacaggacaggacaggacaagATGCTTATCATTTGTGCTGCTCTCCAGAGCGGCCAGGGAATCCTTGCCCCATTACCAGCATGGGGCAGGAAATTAAGGCAGTCTCCtctctccagccactctgcaAGGGGCACAGCAGGAACACGGAGGAGACAGGGCAATGCCGCCAAACATGCTGCTCCAACCTGCACCCAGGTGTTGCACCTCCCTGGCACCGTTCTGGAGCACATCCCAGCACTGCGGGGCATGAGCTCACCAGTGCTCGGAGTCCCTGGAGCACCGAGGGGATCACAAGGTGATGATCTTGCAGCCGATTCTCATAGAACAGGACCAGATGCAGCACTGTCAGAAACAGACACCAACGTGTGTTAGTCCCGGGAAAGCAGCAGCCGGATGAACAGCAAACATATCTTGCACTGGTGAATGGGATTAACTGCCGCCCTTGGGTGCACCAACCTGGCTCCAATGCCTTCACCCTGCCCCTGTGAGCAACCCATGTCTGACCACAGCAGGGCAGCACCCACCTCTGGCCGTTGCAGAGGTGCTGGAGCTACCTGAGAGGCATTTGCCCCGGCCTGTCTGGACACGTGGGTGCAGACGCCTGCTCAGCCAAGGCTGGAGGACGTCATGGGGTGGGGCgcggggctggagcaggagctccGGCTTCCCCTCGCTGGCTCCACAACACGTTCCCGGCCCCTGAGTCACAGCCACGGGCGCCTGCACACCCTGGCCCTGGGGAGTGGCAGCAGGAAGCAGACTGGAAGAGCCGGCTAGTAGCATCCTGcgcccacagctgctgcagaaactcACCCCCCCAGGAGGCAGCCTGACGCAGCGCTTGAGAAATGAACTGCGTGAGGAGGAACACGAAGGGAGATGGGGCCAGCTGGGGGTGTCACAGCAGCTGCCTGTACCCTCCTGGGAAGCTGGCTCTGCCCACCCTCCTCCAGAGCTCCTGGTGACTTGGCTCTAATACAGCTTGCTCCCCCCACCCAGCTGCCCTGACTCTGCCTTCCCACTGaacctccccacccccagctgtCCCTCCAGAGCACCCCAGTCCCCATCACAGTCATCGCACCTGACTCCAGCTACACCAGTAGCTAGTCTGTCCGTACTCTCTCTGCCCAACTGCTCTTGGCCCTGGCTGGCACCAGTCTGAAATGAGCGCCAAATACCAAGGACCAAGCACTTTTTACTTCCATCATTCCCTTCCTCCACCTCACTTACTAGCTGAGCCCCTCTGCCTTGCCAGCCTGCTGGCACAGGTTCATCTACCCACCAGCAAGGCCCCAAGTCCAAGTCAAAATTTGGCAGCACTTACTGGcttcccctgctgccagccagtTGCTATGGAGCATTTAACACAGCCAAACCTTCTCCTTGCCTCCTCGAATGGGGCatcttcctctccctgctctggtCCTCCACTCCACTGTCATCCTTACACTGAtatcccctcctccccaggccCCAGGGTTCCCCCAGAGTTAACCTGGGCAGGCTGAAGGGCTGCGGTGTGACTTGCTTTGTGAGGGATGGTTTTCCTGCACTGAATCACCACACAAGGATTTTGACATACAGATGTGTCCCCAAGGCATCCCACGTGGAGCTGAGCACACCTGGGTGTGCAACACCCACACACTGCCGGGGGCACCAACTGCAGTGCCAGGGCTTTGGCGTGTTCAGGGAGTGACCCAAATTGTGTGGAAAGGTTGGCAAAAAGGCTGTAGTGTGAGGCCTTGTGCCCTCCTTGGACTTTGACTCCTGACAGACATGCACAAAGCTCTCACAGTGCTAAATCAATCCCTTTGCCAACTGCAGGACACCTGAGGGGCACAGGCTTTGTCCCCAACCTGCCGGCAGCCACTCAAGGGCCCAGAGCAGCCCTTACCTTCCTTCTCCTGGAGCAGGGAGTAGCACTGGAGCAGGGCTTGTGACAGCAGCTGGATACCTCGCCCTCGTGTCCGAGGATCTGTGTTCTCCAGGCAAGACCTAGGTCAAGTGGGGAGAAAGCCCAAGAGGCttgctgtgagcagggacacccaAGCAGGAAGCACATCCTGAGCAGACGCATTATAAAAACAAAGAGGTGCCGCTCTCTGGGCAGGGGGGTGGTGGCCCAGTCCTGCCTGACTTGCTGGCAGGGTGGGAGCAGACTCCTCTTCCCTTGACCGTGCTGCATGCATGCACCTGGCCCCAGCGCCATGCAGCAATAAATCCAAGTTCTCAAGTTGGACCAGAGAAATTGCTCTTGCACCATGCTCTGCACCTGAATTTCAGGCTCCCAAGATCACAAAGGATGAAAAAGGGCAAAGACTCTTACAACGAGGCAAACCCAGCCCCCAGCTTGGGAGAAATGAGCCTCCACAAGTCCCAGGCCACAACAGCTTGGAGACAGAGGCAAAAGCTGAGTGCCAGCCCACTCGTGACATGGTGATGTGCCACTGTGTGctcaggcagctcctgctgggGACAGTCCCAAATGAGAAGTGCCCTGCGGCGTGCTGCCTGCCACAACACCTCTCCTGGGAGAGCatccagagctgctctgtccctTCTCTCCCAAACAGCTCCCAAGTCCTGTGAGAGAAAGCACTGCTCAGGCCCCGTGCTGTGAGCGGATAACATCCTTGCAGGCCTGTGTGCCGTGGTGAAGCTAGCTCATCCTGGACAAGCAtgcacatttttccttctcactgtcCATCCTCGCAGGAATCTCCCCTGCAAGGCCCTTACGCGATGTATAACATGTATAAGGCTTTTCTTACCCCAGGGCTTCCACAAGCTGCAGAACAGTCCAGCTTCCATCTTTCACCCCTGGAGAAAGGAGGTAAAGAGAGTGAACCAGAGACTCCCAGACCGTCAGTCAGGCAAGGTGCTGGAGACAGATGCTGGGAAGGGCCCCGGCACCACAGCAGGAAAGGCTGGCTGGGTGCCGGCACCTCGCTGAGCACTGAAGAAGCCACGCACACTCAGTTGGTggagctgcctccagctctgcctgcgAACACATCTGGGACCGAGAGCTGCCTTGACTAGATCAGAGCTGAGAGCAGGCAGCAAGGGGTGAACTTGCCTGCACTTTGCCTCTaccctctccccacagcctAGCTGCACCCGTGACCAACACGTGGCTCCCAAGAGAAGGAGCCTTGCTGCGCTCCACTTTGCTGAGACACCAAAAACCACTTCTCTAATGTGAGCAAGCCAGGACCTCCCCAGGTGCTCCCCGAGGGAGAAGTGGCTGAGCAAACAGCCAGACACTAGCGATCACCCCGCTTCCCACCTTGGCTCCACCACCTCCACGCTATGCTGAGCAAGACCTGCACAAACTCCCTCCAAGATGGAaggcagggagaagggcagCTTTGTGGTGAGAGGAAGATGAAGTGTTGGGACTCCTGGAGTCTATTTCCAGCTCTGACTCAGACACCCCGCGAGGTTGCCTCACTCACCTCCTGCCTCAATATTCTTGCAACTCAGCTGGGGGAAGAGTCACTCCTTGGGAGGCTTTGGTAAGGACCTGCTGCAGGTCCTTGGCAGAAGGGCAGGTTCTCTACTCCTGCCACCCACCGCCAACGTGACGCTTTCCCAGTAGgacagctctgtgtgtgtgggaggCCAGGGACTGCCTTACCTTCGGCCCTCTGATCTGTAGCTCAGGTGGCAAGGGATATTGCTGGGAAACATGCAGCAGCCCTCACTCTCTACCTGGACTAAACAGCTTTCCTCCACAAAAAAAGCACCTTCCAGTCACCAAGACTCACTGTCTTTGCCCAGGAGCACTTCTGGGCACTCCAGAGGGCCCTGCTcatccctctgccctgctgaagTCTTACCTACACAACTGACAGGGCACCCACCCCCTCAGGAGCCTAAAGGTTTAATTCGAGGCTTTCCCAGGCCTTGTCTCAGCTAGTGTCTCCTGCCGTTGCAAGCATTTACTGGCTCTTCCTAAGCAGTTAATTCCAGTATTAAGTCATGCTGTTCATCAGAGAGCAGTCTCTGGGGATGGGAGAAGGGATGACAGTGTTTACTGAcagcaggcagccccagctctaGAGATAGAGCTTCCAATCCCGCTTGGCACAGCAGGGAAAGGGAGCCTGGACTGAAGGGCAGAACAGATAAGGGGAGCtgcaaggaagaagaggagccCAGCAGGTCGCCGAGTTGACAGGCACAGACTGAACAGGGGGTGCCTTGAGCAATAGCTGTAAGGTACCGGCAAAATTTCTTGGAGAATAACAACAGTGCAACGGCAAGTGGGTGCTAGGCACTAGCACAGAGCAGAATTGGCTGCCAGGAGAGCTTGCACCCAGCATCCCAACATCCCGCTCTGCAAGCACATGAAAAGCCCTCGTGCCTCTGAACCACCCTGAAGAAGGTCCAAGACTGTCTCTGTGGCCAAGCACTCTGcctctgcattttcagagaCCAAAAGCAGCATCTACACAAAGCTGCTGGTTTCCTAATCAACAGGAAAGAGCTGAAGTCTAATGACCAAACCACAATCAGCTATTGATGCTCCCCGCGGTTAACAGCCCCTTCGCTCGGTGATGGTGAGAACTCGTTCTGTTCTCAGGGTCCCAGGGGTGCAACCAGCTTCGCCTTGCGTGGAGTGACCACACCAGCCCTGAGAGCACGACCTGTGAGCACTGCCTCCCACTCACAGCCAGAGCTGCCCAAGCCATGGCTTAAGCACAAGCACAGCTATAATTGGACCTGGCTCATCAGCACGGCAGGCACAGCGGCAAGCCTGTGAAACTTCTGCCTCCACATCTGGCAGCAGCATGTCCCCAAGGTTAATTATGCACCTTGAATCCCGGCATTCCCTTTACCAGGAGGGGCTATTTCAGTGTTGCTGTAGTCCGAGAGGCTAAACGGAAGCAAGCCATTTACCCTTTGCTGCATTATTACTCGGAATCAATCTGCTccctttcctgacacctcttCCCTCCTTTCACACAGCGTCCTCCTAGACTTGAATCACTTCCACACACTTTCCATTCTTGTCTCCCCCACACCCTCAAAACATGAGCACAGCATTCATGGGGATCGTGTGACGGATTTTCTGTAAGAGCAGTATCTTTCTTTCCCCATCTTTTAATACAAATGAGTTCAGTCTCCTTCTGCCACCCACTGACCCATGCAGCCCAAGCTGCCTGTGACGGCACTGAGGCCTTTCTTCCACTTGCCAAGTTACACTCAATTTAATACCTAGCAACACATGGGAGAAGCTGAACGCGTTTCTTTCAACAATTGCACAATGGCCACaaggttaggaaaaaattccCCTTTCACTCAAGGATACATGATGCAATTTAATAGTTTCTGATGTGTGATTCTGTATGAGGTCAGAGGGGCCAAAGGACACTTGCCGGCTCCCTCGCTTGTCAAGGTGGGTTTGTCACTAGCGCCATACAGCTGATGAGAGCGGGGGCAGCTCTTCTCTTTGTACATCTTTGAAGAGACAAAGCTCTCTCCGGGCACTTCTGTAACATGACCATAGATGACAACAGCAGTTGTAAGGTTATCTTTCCCCACTTCTATCCCAAATATGTCAGAGGCTTTGTGCAACTCTTTTGCAACATCTTGAATGTCACATATTTAAGTGAATCCCTCCAAATTTCCCTGGTATTTTCTTCACTCTGTCACACAGACCACTGGGTTACCTTCCCGTTTTGCCAGCTCATCTCAGCACCAAGATACCACGGATCAGTTCACAATCCATCAGTCTGGGTTTTTCTTATAGACCTTGGGAAAGGTCCGTAAGCTACCCCTCTATGTAACGTAGCCTACGTAGTCCTCTGCTCCCGCAACTCCTTTCCAAAATGTGCTGAAGCCACTGCCTAGAAACACAAATGTGCCATCTTATCCTTAAAAAGCCATATTCCTGAAGCTGCAAATTCCCCAAAATAACAAAGTCACCAAATTGCTGCTCCAAGCAGAAAGACAAATTATCCAAGGAAACCGAATGCCTCAAGCCCTgccaggaaaggaggagaaaccaCAGAGAGGGCAGTCAGAGCCTGGGCCCCAGAAGCAGGGGCCAGCGAAGCCAGAGCATCAGTCATCTCCTACAGCATCTCGGCAAGGCCAGGAGCTCCCTTCCCACTGGCACCTTCTCTGCCACCCAGCCACGGCCACCCCCCAGCCAGTCATACCCAGCAccacccacagcagctcccactGCACCCCTAACCTCCAGGGCCTGCAGCCTCGTGCTCCCGTCACCTCACACACCCCATGCCATATCTCCCACCCCAAAGCCCCGttccctgctgcagggcagcccccgCAGGCACCGCCACTAGACCCAACACCTTCAATCCCACCCCATGCTCTAGACCAGCCATCTAAAACCCTGACGCACCCCACAGACCCCACAACTCTGCCTTCACCCCAGCTCCCAACAGCCCCGCATCTCCCCACACCCGCCTCACCCCTAGAGCCCCACACCTACCCCGCAGCCCCTAGCCCTCATCTCCCCTTTCGATACCCAGCCCACGGCTGCGGGCCCTACCCACTCCCCCGTGCCCTGCCCCAAACCGAAGCCTCACGCCCCAGCCCCACAACCCACGGCCACGCTCTGTCCCACAGCCGTGCCCACGTCCATTCCCACCGCCAGCCCCGCAACCCCAAGCTCACTCTCTAAGCCtgtcccgccccgccgccccacAGCCGTGCCCACGCCCGCCActcggcccggccccgctgccgtgcccacgcccggccccgccccgcagCCGCGCCCGCCCAGTACCTGCCGCCACCTCCGCAGCGCGGCCGTCCTGCTGCCCGGCCACAAAGTCCTGAACGAAAGCGGCAAGCGCCGCAgctcccgccccggccccggccgccgccaTGACACCCCGCCCAGGGCAGCGGCCGCCggtcccccccccgccgtgcgCATGCGCCGGGCCCTCACGCCGCGGGCGGTGACAGCGCGCGCACGCGCACGGCAGGAGCGCCCCCTCCTCAccgccgccggggagggggaacggcggggccgggagggggcGAGGCCGGTGCCGTacggcggggaggaggggacaaAAGCGCTGCGGGAGCGGGCGTGCGCACGTGGGCGGTGCCGGTGGCGGTGCCGGTGCGGGCGGTCACATGCGCAcctgggggggcggggcgcggcgcggggtgtctccggcggcggggcggccccggcgctCAGAGCCGGGTGGTGCGGCTGCACGGCGCCGGGCCCCGCGGTCGGGTGCAGCGCGGAACCGGCCCGGCCCCATGCCGAGCGCCGCCGTCGTTGAGCCCCGCCATGGGCGGCTGCGTGGGGCGGCAGCGCCGGGAGCGGCCCGCCGCCGGGAACCCGCGCAAGCGAGCAGGTGAGCGGGACCGGGCCCGCGGGGGCTGTCCCGCCTGGGCACCCCCGGGATCGCGGGCACCGGGAGCCGTCCCGTGTACCCctgggggcggcgggcgcggggggaGCGTGGGCACCGGAGGGGCGTAgtccgcggggggggggggggtgtgtgtcccgTGCGCACCCCCGGGAACCATTCTATGCCCCCGGGGGGCCCCGAGGGTTCCGGTCCGGTGCGTGGCCTCGGGAGCGGGCAGGCACCGCGGCTCCCGTCTCGGCACCCCGGGGAGGTTCGCAGGGTCAGGGCTGGGGTGCGCGGCGCgtcctgcccagccccgctggTCCGCGGCTCCTCCCGGGGAgggggtgtcccgggggggctgcagggtggcgGGTGTCCCCGGTTTGGGCTCAGCAGTGTCTCCCGGCACGCCGCGTCCTGCAAACTGCTGGGTCTCTGCCCGCGCCCTGCCTGCCCGGGGTCAGTGCTGCTCGTACACCGGGCTGCTGCCGACGGGGACAACCCCGTCCCCGCTCCccggggttttgggggttgCCGGGGACCCGGCCGCGCGGGGAGCGGCAGCGCTGGTCCCGACAGCAGCGGGGGGAGGCTGGTGCAGCCGAATACCGGAGTGCCATGAGACAGCTCCCCGGGATGCTGCCCTGGAGGATCCCGGAGGCCGCGGGGATGGGCACGGCTACCTGCCGGCGGAGGGGACGTGGACCGGCAGGGTGAATCACGCCTGCCTTCCCCTCGCCCGCCTCCCCGGCCGGTGCAATCACAGCCGGTAATTACTGTGTTTATGGCAAAGCGGTGGTAGGCGGCGGGAGAGGAGGAACAGGAAGCGTGTGCCCGGGGATGGGGCGCCCCGGCCCTCGCCCGCAGCTGGGGTGCAGGCGGGAAGGAGGGAGGTTTTTCCCGTCGGATGGTGCCCGCCGCTCCGGCAACACGCGCGGGTGCCGTGGCTGTCGGGTCCGGCTGTGCCTGCTGCCCGCGGGGAGCCGTCCCCACCGTGCGGGGCTCCAGGTGTGCCAGCCTGCCCCGGGGATGCCCTGCTGGGTGATGGCCCTGCTccccctggggctgcagccccccaccccagcatgCTCTGGCCTTGGGGGTGCAGGCGCTTTCTTGTGGGTGTCAGTGAGTCCTGGGGTCCCTGGATGACTGTTCGCTCAGCTCGGTGGGGGAGTGGGGCCATTGCCTTGTAACTtggggctgctgtggctggggggggggaatcccaAAGTCTGGGTCCGTATGCTCCCCTTCTGCACCAGGCAACAGCTGGCTACAAGAGTCTGTGTCTCCATCACCACTACTCACTCACTGCCAGGCTCTCCTGGGATGGGTCACGATCCCCTCCTGGTGTCCCTGTGcccctggcagctgctgccgcTTCCTTGCAGTGTGCCCCTTCCTGGGGCAGCGGGGCCATCCCTGGTGCcagggtgcccaggctggctCCTGCCGTTGTTTGTGTGGTGCCACCAGCCCATGGAAGCTGCTCAGCCGGTGGTGGAATATGAAGCAAGGCTGCAGCTGCCCTCACCCACAGTATGGGGACACTGCCCCGGGCTGGCAGGTCCCAGCATGCAAGGACCTGCTGTTGGTGGGAAGGGGTGCTCTGCCTGCCCACCTCTGCTACTGCAGGGGGCCTGCTAAGCAGCCCACGTGCCTGACCAAGGCTTGCTGTGACCCACTGCAGAAGGGTTCTGCCAGGGTTCCCTGCGTCAGGTGACAGCATTGTCCCCAGGGTGGCCAGCTTACTGCAGGGGATGCCGGTGGCACGCAGCATCCCAACCCTGCCTGGCCCAGGAGGGGACTAGCCAGCACTGCTGGAAGCAGTGCCACGTGCCATCTGGTTGGCATCTCCTCCAGGGCCAAGCCAGCCTCCAGGACCTGTTGGCTGGGACTGCTGGGCTCTCCCTGGGGCTCCAGCCGTGCAGGGAGCgagccccagggcaggggagccTCCGGGGCGCAGCCTCCTGCCTGAGGGTCCCCACACTGGGGCACCCTAGGGTGGGCTGAGCTGtaggcagggtgctgcaggcacagggcaggaggcaggcgGGCTGCTGGCCAGATCCTGTTGGCTCGAGTCCGGGTGCAGCGAGTGGCTGGACCTGTCCTGcgatgctgctgcagcaggcaggggtggAAGGTTGCACAAGGGGCCAGGAATAGAGCGGCAGGAGGCGATTAGAGTCTGCAGGGCCCGGCTGGGCGGCAGCAATAAATAGACAAGGCTTAGCCTCTGCCTACCTGGGAAAGGCTGCTGGGCACGCCTGCCTGCACAGGGCGGCTGCAATCGGGTCCCGCAGCTCTGATCCTGCTTGCCTGGGCCAGCCTCTTCCCTTTGCTCTGAATGAAGCCAGGGGACAGTGCTGGCTGGGAGTCCTGCTGTGTGTGACAGTGCCAGTTGTAAGGATGTGTGCCCTGGCCTGGTGGCCACAGCAGTGTGGAGATGTGGTCCCAGCCGTGTCCTTCAGGCTGGCCATGAccgctgctctgctgccctcctgggGCAGGTGCCGCCTCCGACCTTGCTCTGTCCTGCAGTGCTGCAAatccctcctgcccagcaccgTGACTGCTGAATCGGCAGCACTGGCTGCAGCCGGCTGCCCTTGCTCCTCTGGGGatgtgggtgcaggcaggatgctgcCCATCAGGGATGCTCAGCGTCCAGCCCTGGAGTAGCTGAGCTCCTGTGCCCCATGGGGACTCCTGGGGTGGGTGCCACATgttgtgtccagctctgggccaGGTGCTCGCTGGGAAAGCAGGTGCTGTGTTGGCTCCAGTGGTCTTGGATGGGGTGGGATAGGactggtaggaaaaaaaaaaaggtcatgtAGTGCCTTGTGTCACCACATGCTTACCTAGGAAAAGCCACCTGGGGGACATGGCTCAGCCCACAACTGGTACTGGTGgctgtccccagcagctgggGTGTGTGGCATCACCTTGCCCGGCAGGTCGCTGTGCAGCCACAGGCATCCTTCCTGCCCGGCTGGGGCTCCACATCCCCTGTGTCCTGTCACCACAGGAAgggtgctggctggctgccccagggagaggggaggcaggaAGGAGCTGTTGTCACTCATTGTCGCCTGCTTAGCTGGGAGTGACAACAGCTCCTTCCTGCCCCACACTTCCCGCCCAGCCATGGGGCCGACAGGACAGGGCTgttcccacggggccacagcctggTGTAGGGAAGGCAGGGCGGCGTGGGGCTGGCACGGGAAGTGGCCCAGGCCCCTGCCACTGTGCCCTGGGCCGTGTCGGCTGCTGGGGTCTCTGGCGATGTGGTTGGGGGCTGTTCCATGGAGAGCCTGCTCAGTTCAGCCCattgctggggctgctgcaggctggcagccccccaccccggtgATGCCCTCTGCCCCTCtgatgtcctggatgctgtgTGCCTGCCATATTGCCCAGACCTGGTTCCTCCCACCCTGGGGTGGGCAGAGAGGATGGAGAAGTCCTGCCCctccctgccagggctgcagctcagcccccaTAATCCCCTTCCCGCTCCGACTCACCAGCTTATTTCCTGGCTAATTCCCCAAGCTATAAATACTGCTCTGCCTCAAAGGGCCCCAAGGTTCTGCAGCCACCttgtggggcaggggctggtcCCCCTAGCATGGGGACAAGAGTCTGTGTCCCTCCTGGGGACAAAGGATGTCACCTGGGGggccagctgctgcagggccagTAGGACCTTGGGCCAGGCTAGCTTTAGCCAAGCTCCTCCTAGCTGCATTGAGCACtgtcctgtgctggggagggtggTCCCTTGGACACTGTTGTGCATAGTGTGAGCAGTCCCCACGAGTccatggggatggggaaatCGAGGGCTTGAGGCTGagcatctcccccccccccaggccgcAATGAGCCCCTGAAGAAGGAGCGTCCCAAGTGGAAGAGCGACTATCCCATGACAGATGGGCAGCTGCGCAGCAAGAGGGACGAGTTTTGGGACACAGCACCTGCCTTCGAGGGCCGCAAGGAGATCTGGGATGCTCTGAAGGCAGCTGCCTATGCCGTGGAGGCCAATGACCACAGCCTGGCCCAGGCCATCCTCGACGGAGCCAGCATCACTCTGCCCCATGGTGAGGGATGGCACCGGGGCTGTGGGTGGGGTGGGTGCTGAGTGTCCCACATCCAAGCCCATTGGGGTCCCAGGTTGGAGAGGAGAGGGGTTCCCAGCTGCCATCCgtgcagctcagcccagccaaGGGGGGCAAGATGGGCTTTGCCCCACTGCCTGGGGTGGCCCCATCCCCATTTGAGGGGTCCATGGGGATgcccacccacagcttctcacCCCGCTGTCCTCAGGGTCCCTGACGGAGTGCTATGATGAGCTGGGCAACCGGTACCAGCTGCCTGTCTACTGTCTGGCACCTCCTGTCAACCTGATCCTGGAGCGAAGCGAGGAGGAGGCATCGGAGCTGGCCGAGCCCCTGCCCAACACCCGGCGGGAGTTCGCCCTCAAGGTGCGGCTCTCCACCGGTAAGGACCTGCGGCTCAGCGCCAGCATGGGCGACACCATCGGGCAGctgaagaagcagctgcaggCGCAGGAGGGCATCGACCTGGCATGGCAACGCTGGTTCTTCTCGGGCAAGCTGCTCACTGACCGCACACGGCTGCAGGAGACCAAGATCCAGAAGGATTTTGTTGTGCAAGTGATCGTCAACCAGCCGCTGCCACCCAGGAACTGAGCCCCCCTACTGGTtgtggggagagggcagggggtgggggacAGTGGCACCTCTGGGGCTGCACCGAGCCATGTCTCaactgtgctggagcaggggcagcctCTGTTTCCCCCCAAGGCTGCCCCCCACCTGGGTGACCCCCTGGGAagggctgtgtggggctgtgcCACCACAGCGGCCCCTCTCAGCTGGGGTCATGGGCACACGCCGTGTTTGCTGCAGGAGGTTCGAGACCAAATGTCTCCAGGGGGGTTGGCACAGCCAGggccctgctgccaggctgtgctggcagggagagGCCATGACCTGCTGGGCTCCAGCTCCCCCTGGCCAGGaggccccagggtgctgggctgggtggaGATGTCTCCCCTCTGTACATAGTCTGTATTTATCAATAAAGCCTTTTCATCCTCTCTCTGTCCCTCGGGCAGGCTGGGGGGACTGTCACCTGCAGCCATGGGAGGTCCTTGTGCCTGTCCTACATCTGCTCCCATGTTGGGATGGGCACAGGGTCGCTGGGGAGAGCCTGggttccccagctctgctccctaGTGCCACCCTGTACCACCAGCCCTGGCTCTTTGCCTGCCTGGACCCTTCCCCAGTGGATCCTATTGCCATCCCAGTTCTCGCCAGCATGGGGCTACCACCTGCTTTTCCTGGCGTTCCCCTGCAGAGGTTTCAGCCTGTGCCTGCCTCAGGACCAGGTGGGACAGGCCATGGAGGGGAATGGTCCCAGGACCACCTTTGTGGCCACCATCACCTGTCCTGGTGAAAACTGTGCCTTTCTGCAGCCGGAGACTGTAGCACCCATGGGACAGGGCACCCAAGGGTGTCCCTGGGAACTGCCTGGGAGGGTGACAGTGACGTGTCCCCATCTGTCCTTCCCCCAGGTCCTGTGCCGGGGGCTGGTGCCCAGCGCATTAACTGTCccggcacagggcagcaccGGCCTCATCTTACAAAGGGGGAGAGCAAAGCCCAGGGGGCTGAACAATATCCCCGCTGCCGGGAATAGCTGCCGGCTCTGCCTGCTGGCCCCACGTgaggccagccctgctgccaggctgcccgTGCGCAGTGGGGGAGCCTGGGCAGCCACCGggtccctggcagggctgctcGAGACGCTCTGCACCTGAGGTCATTCTCCAAAGTGGCTCAGAGGGACCGTGGCTCCCAGCATCACATGCTGCCTGCTACTGGCTGAGAggtttggaggggggggggcatcgCCTACTTTTGTAGTGGGTCGCAATCCTCTTGGGTGCCAGGGAGCCCTGGGAGATGCTGGTGGGTGCTGCAGCATCTGCTTGCACAGGGATAGGGTGATGGGAGCCACAGGGAGCATCCCAGCCACCCAGGGTGGGTGGCA from Grus americana isolate bGruAme1 chromosome 7, bGruAme1.mat, whole genome shotgun sequence encodes the following:
- the UBTD1 gene encoding ubiquitin domain-containing protein 1, translated to MGGCVGRQRRERPAAGNPRKRAGRNEPLKKERPKWKSDYPMTDGQLRSKRDEFWDTAPAFEGRKEIWDALKAAAYAVEANDHSLAQAILDGASITLPHGSLTECYDELGNRYQLPVYCLAPPVNLILERSEEEASELAEPLPNTRREFALKVRLSTGKDLRLSASMGDTIGQLKKQLQAQEGIDLAWQRWFFSGKLLTDRTRLQETKIQKDFVVQVIVNQPLPPRN